In Paeniglutamicibacter kerguelensis, one genomic interval encodes:
- a CDS encoding MFS transporter → MAQNLAPPLKEQSADPQRLTPAGRRAVFAAVLGTVIEWYDYALYGAAAGLVIAPLFFSDAVASAGAMMAFATFAVGFVARPLGGVIVGHIGDKYGRRPAMMLTIILMGVATVGVGLLPTSIAIGAAAPLLLVVLRLLQGFGAGAELAGAMTLVAEFAPPKRRGFYTSLVLSTPPAGIALATFAFFAVSSMGTDALLGWAWRIPFLFSAVLFFLALYIRNRLEETPEYSAAIKKAENERTKTRLPLRDVLARDWRQVIVGFFSITGHNAMNYILAVYALTLMTSPAVGLDKPAALLAVTLGSLVSVVLTPVGGWMSDRFGAPRVLLFGSLMGAALAYPIFALLSAGDFALAFTAIALGYGLVIPATSGAQGAFLTNLFPPQRRLSGIGLARETNGALVAGLSPLIAAALVTAADGQTYLAAGYLLACCLASAIAVAASNRLRTNR, encoded by the coding sequence ATGGCACAAAACCTGGCACCACCACTCAAGGAACAATCAGCAGATCCGCAGCGGCTCACCCCTGCCGGTCGCCGCGCGGTCTTTGCCGCAGTGCTCGGAACGGTGATCGAATGGTACGACTACGCCCTCTACGGCGCCGCGGCCGGGCTCGTGATTGCACCGCTGTTCTTCTCCGATGCGGTGGCCTCGGCTGGGGCGATGATGGCTTTTGCGACATTCGCCGTGGGCTTCGTTGCCCGTCCGCTGGGTGGTGTGATCGTCGGCCATATCGGCGACAAGTACGGCCGCCGACCGGCCATGATGCTGACAATCATCCTCATGGGCGTTGCCACGGTCGGTGTCGGCTTGCTGCCCACCAGCATAGCCATCGGTGCGGCCGCCCCGTTGCTGCTGGTGGTCCTGCGCCTGCTGCAGGGATTCGGTGCCGGTGCCGAGCTGGCCGGTGCGATGACGTTGGTTGCCGAGTTCGCGCCGCCCAAGCGCCGCGGTTTCTACACCTCGCTGGTGCTTTCCACGCCACCCGCGGGTATCGCCCTGGCGACCTTCGCATTCTTCGCCGTCTCGTCCATGGGAACAGACGCGCTGCTGGGCTGGGCCTGGAGGATCCCGTTCCTGTTCTCGGCTGTGCTCTTCTTCCTGGCCCTGTACATCCGCAACAGGCTCGAGGAAACCCCCGAGTACTCGGCGGCCATCAAGAAGGCCGAAAACGAACGCACCAAGACGCGGCTGCCGCTGCGCGACGTGCTGGCCCGCGACTGGCGCCAGGTCATCGTCGGTTTCTTCTCGATCACCGGCCACAATGCCATGAACTACATCCTGGCCGTCTATGCCCTCACGCTGATGACCTCCCCGGCGGTGGGGTTGGACAAACCCGCGGCCCTGCTGGCCGTCACGCTGGGCTCTCTGGTCAGCGTGGTCCTGACTCCGGTTGGTGGTTGGATGTCGGACAGGTTCGGTGCCCCGCGCGTCCTGCTCTTCGGTAGCCTCATGGGCGCGGCCTTGGCCTACCCGATCTTCGCGTTGCTCAGCGCCGGTGATTTCGCCCTGGCCTTCACCGCGATTGCCCTGGGCTACGGTCTTGTCATCCCCGCCACCAGCGGTGCGCAGGGCGCCTTCCTCACCAACCTCTTCCCGCCGCAACGCCGGCTAAGCGGCATCGGGCTGGCACGCGAGACCAACGGCGCGCTGGTTGCCGGGCTCAGCCCGCTGATCGCCGCGGCGCTGGTCACGGCCGCCGACGGGCAAACCTACCTGGCCGCCGGATACCTGCTGGCCTGCTGCCTGGCCTCGGCGATTGCCGTGGCAGCATCCAACCGGCTTCGCACCAACCGGTAG
- a CDS encoding GntR family transcriptional regulator has product MGTSLTDGLVVQLRSAILTGELAPGSIVVEPRLAEEYSVSKTPVREALRILTTQGLLTVLPKKGYLVRTMGLNDVQETLDLRMLLEPHAAASAAGYLSPALVAELRQILDSQAEVSTENPLAAMEAAQRFHQCIADASRNTRLADTLRHCFDETARAHHVLPGLQRYMSAPAEQAEHEAIYEAIAGADARAAEAAMRAHLRSIRATMAQQFNDPGSLWA; this is encoded by the coding sequence ATGGGAACCTCGTTGACCGATGGCTTGGTCGTCCAGTTGCGCTCGGCGATTCTCACCGGAGAGCTGGCGCCCGGAAGTATCGTGGTTGAACCGCGCCTGGCGGAGGAATACTCGGTGTCGAAGACCCCCGTGCGGGAGGCCCTCAGGATCCTGACCACCCAGGGCCTTCTGACGGTCCTGCCCAAGAAGGGCTATCTGGTGAGGACCATGGGACTGAACGACGTCCAGGAAACCCTAGACCTGCGGATGTTGTTGGAACCTCATGCAGCGGCGTCGGCGGCAGGCTATCTCTCCCCCGCACTCGTCGCGGAGTTGCGCCAGATTCTGGACTCGCAGGCCGAGGTCTCCACCGAAAATCCCTTGGCCGCCATGGAAGCAGCCCAGCGCTTTCACCAGTGCATTGCCGATGCCTCGCGCAACACCAGGCTGGCGGATACGCTGCGCCATTGCTTCGACGAAACGGCCCGCGCGCATCATGTCCTGCCGGGGCTCCAGCGCTACATGAGCGCACCCGCGGAGCAGGCCGAACACGAGGCGATATACGAGGCGATCGCCGGTGCCGATGCGCGGGCCGCCGAAGCCGCAATGCGGGCCCACCTGCGCTCCATCCGCGCCACGATGGCCCAGCAGTTCAACGATCCGGGAAGTCTCTGGGCCTGA
- a CDS encoding polysaccharide deacetylase family protein yields MSVLHPRSRRRVFTYRIAGLALVAALMSGCAPVVAPSTLASEPTPTSAPASEPKRFSPRQGLSLELVPGIHTLARTDEVNRIFAQWLAVPGHPEVESAQRATVDETIASFLGALEEKSTGAASAHELSIDPELTGSSRTMLGIRSSISAVVGDNTSKGYWTQWFDLGAGRMLETKELFVDAAALQKFVDLVGYGLRGRPGIGEGAAAPVDPQQPASLNFDAAGDALVEFGENTVAASTEGNVVIKLSGTVITPLLSAPGQQVRDAGMRPTGMPAPKPSSTSSASGSNSGTKDPVDGTHDVDGRDVDCRKVKCVALTFDDGPGPKTEQLLDALKQENAAATFFVVGPNAEARPQVLARMVAEGHEIGNHTWNHRVLTSLAPGRVAMEISGVADAVEDATGTAPTLLRPPYGATNATVKKAAGVPVILWDVDTLDWKVRDASKVVSNALRDTRPGSIVLMHDIHFSTIEAVPAILKGLRAKGYHFVTVSELLASANPQDGAVYGRGPAPGKAKSKR; encoded by the coding sequence TTGTCCGTCTTGCATCCGCGTTCCCGTCGCAGGGTTTTTACCTACCGCATCGCGGGACTGGCGCTGGTCGCCGCCTTGATGAGCGGGTGCGCGCCGGTTGTCGCACCGAGTACCCTGGCATCGGAGCCGACACCAACTTCTGCGCCGGCCAGCGAGCCCAAGCGATTCTCCCCGCGTCAGGGGCTGTCCCTGGAATTGGTGCCGGGAATCCATACGCTGGCGCGTACCGACGAAGTGAACCGAATCTTCGCGCAATGGTTGGCAGTACCCGGCCATCCGGAGGTGGAGAGCGCGCAACGAGCCACCGTCGATGAGACGATCGCGTCGTTCCTTGGCGCGCTGGAAGAGAAGTCAACCGGAGCGGCCTCGGCTCACGAGCTGAGTATTGACCCGGAACTGACAGGTTCCTCGCGCACGATGCTCGGAATCAGATCCAGCATCTCCGCCGTTGTTGGCGACAATACATCCAAGGGCTATTGGACGCAGTGGTTTGATCTAGGTGCAGGACGGATGCTTGAGACCAAGGAGCTCTTTGTCGATGCCGCGGCCCTGCAGAAGTTTGTAGACCTCGTGGGCTACGGCCTGCGCGGACGCCCCGGAATCGGTGAAGGGGCTGCCGCCCCGGTGGACCCACAACAGCCGGCATCACTCAACTTTGATGCCGCCGGTGACGCACTGGTGGAGTTCGGCGAAAACACCGTTGCGGCAAGCACGGAGGGCAACGTAGTAATCAAGCTGTCCGGCACCGTGATCACACCGCTTCTCAGCGCACCTGGTCAGCAGGTTCGTGACGCTGGCATGCGCCCCACCGGCATGCCTGCGCCGAAGCCTTCATCCACTTCGTCGGCTTCGGGCAGCAACTCCGGAACCAAGGATCCCGTTGACGGCACCCATGACGTTGACGGGAGAGATGTAGATTGCCGCAAGGTCAAGTGCGTGGCATTGACCTTTGACGACGGACCCGGGCCGAAGACGGAGCAGCTGTTGGATGCGTTGAAGCAGGAAAATGCGGCGGCAACCTTCTTTGTGGTCGGTCCGAATGCGGAGGCTCGACCACAGGTGCTGGCTCGCATGGTGGCGGAGGGACATGAAATAGGAAATCACACGTGGAACCACCGCGTGCTCACCTCACTGGCCCCGGGTCGCGTGGCCATGGAGATCAGCGGTGTCGCGGACGCGGTCGAGGATGCAACGGGTACGGCACCCACACTCTTGCGTCCGCCGTACGGAGCCACCAACGCCACGGTCAAGAAGGCCGCTGGAGTTCCAGTCATCTTGTGGGATGTGGACACCCTGGATTGGAAAGTGCGCGATGCGAGCAAAGTTGTGTCGAATGCGCTGCGAGACACCAGGCCGGGATCGATCGTGCTGATGCACGATATTCACTTCAGCACCATCGAAGCAGTTCCCGCGATCCTGAAGGGATTGCGCGCCAAGGGCTACCACTTTGTAACGGTCTCCGAGTTGCTTGCCTCGGCCAACCCGCAAGATGGTGCGGTCTATGGCCGTGGTCCGGCGCCGGGGAAAGCAAAATCGAAACGCTAA
- a CDS encoding acyltransferase family protein — MNSTPISITDPAAGVAGSSPTPARNPALDGLRGIAVLAVIAYHLWPQVLPGGFLGVDLFFVLSGYLITGGLLRRLDAGLSVGLRGFWIRRARRLIPAMLLMLVGATALAILAGGELPANLRAQWLGALSYTSNWLQIASGNSYFASAEPPYFQHLWSLAIEEQFYLLWPVVLVLLVVVLRTRTKLLAAVAMLGVAAAASMAWAFVPGQDASPLYFGTWTHGFGLLIGSGAAIYTSFRPSALAFGLLPRVRRSGDLAVGVLFAAILMAMFLLPDTSSVAYRGGMALFCVASAGLILSLERRHTLVRALLNQQHLRWMGNRSYGLYLWHWPLLVLAGVLFPPQAATAANLCVLAATFLAAAASWHLVEQPIMRDGFKVSLSAWRSNVAGRFEPLVSGAPGRYSQIVPLTALLLIPLCTITVLVASPRQSSLQQQLTEAQEMLGEQVDTLGIAAAPEPQTAPVTGKGTGKTTGSAKGKHATGGDVTALGDSVMLASTRELLKELPGISIHAAVGAQMREAPEKLERLRYENRLRRVVVLGLGTNGDLPAGTLEKVRDVIGPDRELLLVTVHAPRAWSDSVNEKYRSAAAKYPNVHLVDWASLAPELDDFARDRVHPGPQGTQEYARLMSSALRNS, encoded by the coding sequence GTGAATTCCACCCCCATCTCAATCACCGACCCCGCAGCAGGGGTTGCCGGCTCTTCGCCGACACCGGCGCGCAACCCCGCCCTCGATGGACTGCGTGGAATAGCAGTGCTGGCGGTGATTGCCTATCACCTGTGGCCGCAGGTGCTGCCCGGCGGATTCCTCGGCGTTGATCTGTTCTTTGTGCTCAGTGGTTACCTGATTACCGGTGGATTGCTCAGGCGCCTAGACGCGGGATTGTCCGTGGGGTTGCGCGGATTCTGGATTCGGAGGGCCAGACGGCTGATCCCGGCAATGCTGCTGATGCTGGTGGGTGCTACGGCACTGGCGATCCTTGCCGGCGGTGAGCTTCCCGCGAATCTGCGTGCGCAATGGCTTGGCGCGTTGAGCTACACCAGTAACTGGCTGCAGATCGCGTCAGGGAACAGTTACTTTGCGTCGGCAGAACCACCATATTTTCAACATCTGTGGTCACTTGCCATCGAAGAGCAGTTCTACCTGCTTTGGCCGGTGGTACTGGTTTTGCTGGTTGTAGTGCTTCGCACCAGGACCAAGCTGTTGGCCGCCGTGGCTATGTTGGGGGTTGCCGCGGCGGCAAGCATGGCGTGGGCTTTTGTTCCGGGACAGGATGCGAGTCCGCTCTACTTTGGCACCTGGACCCACGGATTCGGGTTGCTCATCGGTTCCGGGGCGGCCATATACACCAGCTTCCGTCCGAGCGCGCTCGCATTCGGGCTGCTGCCGCGAGTGCGCCGTTCGGGGGATCTGGCCGTCGGAGTGCTGTTCGCCGCAATTCTCATGGCCATGTTCCTCTTGCCCGACACGTCGTCGGTGGCCTATCGCGGGGGCATGGCTCTGTTTTGTGTGGCCAGCGCCGGACTGATTCTGTCTCTGGAACGACGGCATACGCTGGTGCGCGCGCTCTTGAATCAGCAGCATCTGCGGTGGATGGGCAATCGCAGCTATGGTCTCTATCTTTGGCATTGGCCGCTCCTGGTGCTCGCCGGTGTGCTCTTCCCGCCCCAAGCGGCCACGGCAGCAAATCTCTGCGTCCTCGCTGCAACGTTCCTGGCTGCCGCCGCGTCTTGGCATCTGGTGGAGCAGCCCATCATGCGTGACGGGTTCAAGGTCTCGCTGAGCGCGTGGCGATCGAATGTTGCGGGGCGTTTTGAGCCACTGGTTTCCGGTGCACCCGGCCGTTACAGCCAGATCGTGCCGTTGACGGCACTGCTACTGATTCCCCTGTGCACAATCACCGTATTGGTGGCTTCACCGAGGCAGAGCAGTCTGCAGCAGCAATTGACCGAGGCTCAAGAGATGCTCGGTGAGCAAGTCGACACTCTTGGCATCGCGGCGGCGCCCGAACCGCAGACTGCGCCCGTCACCGGTAAAGGAACAGGAAAAACCACGGGCTCAGCGAAGGGGAAACACGCCACGGGTGGCGACGTCACGGCGCTGGGCGACTCTGTCATGCTCGCCTCCACCAGAGAATTGCTGAAGGAGCTGCCGGGCATCTCCATCCATGCGGCCGTGGGCGCCCAGATGCGCGAGGCCCCGGAGAAACTGGAGCGGTTGCGGTACGAAAACCGGTTGCGCCGAGTAGTCGTGCTGGGTTTGGGCACCAACGGGGACCTGCCGGCGGGCACGCTGGAGAAGGTGCGTGACGTCATTGGTCCGGACCGCGAACTGCTTTTGGTCACTGTGCATGCCCCGCGGGCATGGTCCGATTCGGTCAACGAAAAATACCGGAGCGCTGCCGCGAAGTACCCAAACGTTCACCTGGTTGATTGGGCTTCCTTGGCGCCGGAACTCGACGATTTTGCACGCGACAGAGTCCATCCGGGCCCCCAAGGTACCCAAGAATACGCACGTCTGATGTCAAGTGCGCTGAGAAATTCCTGA
- a CDS encoding response regulator transcription factor — protein METPGIRLLMIEDDEVIREATTLGLSRLGYLVEGVGDGLEGLERLKAQQTTNPVDAVLLDVMLPTMNGTQVCRALRRFSRVPVIMVSARGDGIDMVNGLDAGADDYLAKPFDLQVLDARLRAVLRRTRELIPAPIEAESPKTPGNGLDIDPHRLSVTLDGQVVHLTPTEMRILLILSQDPGSVVSRTEILTEVWGHGWDSDHRVIDVHVQRLRRKIGAERVETVRGFGYRLHG, from the coding sequence ATGGAGACCCCGGGAATCCGGTTGCTCATGATCGAGGACGACGAGGTGATCCGCGAGGCCACGACGCTTGGACTTTCCCGGCTTGGCTATCTGGTGGAGGGCGTCGGAGACGGTTTGGAGGGTCTGGAGCGCCTCAAGGCACAGCAGACCACAAACCCGGTGGATGCCGTGCTGCTCGATGTCATGCTGCCGACCATGAACGGCACCCAGGTCTGCCGCGCGTTGCGCCGTTTCAGCCGCGTCCCGGTGATCATGGTATCGGCACGCGGAGACGGCATCGACATGGTCAACGGGTTGGATGCCGGGGCCGACGACTACCTCGCCAAACCCTTTGACCTGCAGGTTCTTGATGCACGCCTGCGCGCTGTGCTGCGCCGCACCCGCGAACTGATTCCCGCACCCATTGAGGCCGAATCGCCCAAGACCCCGGGAAACGGGCTGGACATTGATCCACACCGGCTCAGCGTCACGCTGGATGGACAGGTGGTGCACCTGACCCCCACCGAAATGCGCATCCTGCTGATCTTGAGCCAGGATCCCGGCAGCGTCGTATCCCGCACGGAAATCCTCACGGAGGTCTGGGGGCACGGCTGGGATAGCGACCACCGCGTCATCGACGTGCACGTCCAGCGCCTACGCCGCAAGATCGGGGCCGAGCGCGTGGAGACAGTGCGCGGCTTCGGGTATCGATTACATGGTTGA
- a CDS encoding sensor histidine kinase, protein MSLRWKITLVTTVSVFMALLVSALLVRQMINTSEEQRLRTEATASLQQAVKILGETGISVLGATVNDPDLPIQAREAAGAGDMVSYRGTLDGVPVIFAAAPVELGSQPAILSLSVSWADSLQVRTHMDTALFWAGIATLFAVSALGILVASRLVRRLAHGAHAARAIAAGQRHIVVEEAIGPPFVGKDEVDEFAAAVDVMAAELTAKIAAEQRFTADLAHELRTPLTGLVTAASLLPPSRPTELVQDRVAKLRTLIEDLLEVSRLESGTESIDLVATKLDACVRGIISRIREHCPDQCASLVLELESPESTVWLEPRRLERILENLVRNALTHGGGQVVVSSSPGHLEVFDHGPGFPGFILETGPERFVSRGGGIGLGLTIACGQAAAMGAQVNLSNAPGARITLDFTDAALPRPIPQVSAQSLTAQALRT, encoded by the coding sequence ATGAGTCTGCGGTGGAAAATCACGCTCGTCACCACGGTATCGGTGTTCATGGCACTGTTGGTCTCCGCGTTGCTGGTGCGCCAGATGATCAACACCTCGGAAGAGCAACGCCTGCGCACCGAGGCCACGGCATCACTGCAGCAGGCGGTGAAAATCCTGGGCGAGACAGGCATCAGCGTGCTGGGAGCCACCGTCAACGATCCGGACCTGCCGATTCAGGCGCGGGAAGCCGCCGGCGCCGGGGACATGGTGTCCTATCGGGGAACCTTGGATGGGGTGCCCGTGATCTTTGCGGCCGCCCCCGTCGAGCTCGGTTCACAGCCAGCCATCCTCTCGCTCTCCGTGTCCTGGGCCGACAGCCTGCAGGTGCGCACGCACATGGACACCGCGCTGTTCTGGGCGGGCATCGCCACGCTCTTCGCTGTCTCGGCGCTGGGAATTCTGGTGGCGTCTCGCCTGGTTCGACGGCTTGCACATGGGGCGCACGCCGCACGGGCCATCGCCGCCGGGCAGCGGCACATCGTTGTGGAGGAAGCCATCGGCCCACCCTTCGTCGGCAAGGACGAGGTCGACGAATTCGCCGCGGCGGTGGACGTCATGGCAGCGGAACTTACGGCGAAGATTGCGGCGGAACAGCGTTTTACGGCCGACTTGGCCCATGAACTTCGCACGCCGTTGACGGGATTGGTCACCGCGGCCAGCCTGTTGCCCCCCTCTCGCCCCACGGAGCTGGTGCAGGACCGGGTAGCCAAGTTGCGTACGCTGATCGAGGACCTATTGGAGGTCTCGCGGCTCGAATCGGGCACGGAATCCATCGATCTGGTGGCCACCAAACTTGATGCCTGCGTCCGCGGCATCATCTCCCGCATCCGGGAACACTGCCCCGACCAATGCGCATCGCTGGTTCTGGAACTGGAGTCACCGGAGTCCACGGTGTGGCTTGAGCCCCGTCGGCTGGAGAGGATCTTGGAGAACCTGGTCCGCAATGCCCTCACGCATGGAGGAGGTCAGGTGGTGGTTAGCAGTTCCCCGGGGCACCTGGAAGTCTTCGACCACGGCCCCGGTTTCCCCGGTTTTATTTTGGAAACCGGTCCGGAGCGCTTCGTTTCCAGGGGTGGCGGCATCGGGCTGGGCCTGACCATCGCCTGCGGCCAGGCCGCTGCCATGGGTGCACAGGTGAACCTCTCCAATGCCCCGGGTGCTCGAATCACGTTGGATTTCACCGACGCTGCACTGCCACGACCGATCCCCCAGGTCAGCGCACAGTCGTTGACAGCCCAGGCCCTGCGGACCTAG
- a CDS encoding MATE family efflux transporter, with translation MNEAAKNQAQTHESSRGLGRTILALAIPALGALIAEPLFLLADTAIIGHLGINELAGAGLGTTVLQTAVGLMVFLAYSTTPAVARAIGAGQTGKAMAAGRDGIWLALGLGTVLALVGFFGAKPLAAAMGAQGPVLGFAVDYIQYSTFGIPAMLLVLAATGVLRGMQDTKTPLYVAGFGFAANIILNFILVYPLNMSVAGAALGTSIAQWGMALVYLWMLVPRIRRAGQSLAPHGRGVLRTGRVGSWLMLRTLSLRLALIATVWVATGQGALTLAAHQLVFTIFTFMAFALDALAIAAQALIGKELGAANAQRARLLTRTMCRWGVYFGLVTGAALAVAAPFAGALFTTDESVRQATMVGIWILAVAQPLCGLVFVLDGVLIGAGDARYLAVVGMINLVAYLPMLYAVTRFEHGGVSAVAWIWVVFGIGFMAARAATLSWRVRNDKWMRLGV, from the coding sequence GTGAATGAAGCTGCCAAAAACCAGGCCCAGACCCACGAGTCATCGCGGGGTCTTGGCCGCACCATCCTGGCGCTCGCCATTCCGGCGCTCGGCGCGCTGATCGCCGAACCGCTCTTCCTGCTGGCCGACACCGCCATCATCGGGCACCTGGGAATCAACGAACTGGCCGGGGCCGGGCTGGGGACCACGGTGCTGCAAACCGCGGTGGGCCTCATGGTTTTCCTTGCCTACTCGACGACGCCGGCGGTCGCCCGGGCCATCGGTGCGGGGCAAACCGGCAAGGCCATGGCGGCGGGCCGCGACGGCATCTGGCTGGCCTTGGGGCTGGGTACGGTCCTGGCACTGGTCGGCTTCTTCGGCGCCAAGCCCCTGGCCGCGGCCATGGGTGCACAGGGCCCCGTGCTCGGGTTCGCCGTCGACTACATCCAGTATTCGACCTTCGGAATCCCGGCGATGCTGCTGGTGCTTGCCGCGACCGGCGTGCTGCGGGGCATGCAGGACACCAAGACCCCGCTCTATGTGGCCGGGTTCGGGTTCGCCGCGAACATCATCCTGAACTTCATCCTGGTGTACCCGCTGAACATGTCTGTTGCCGGCGCCGCCCTGGGCACCTCGATCGCCCAGTGGGGCATGGCGCTGGTGTACCTGTGGATGCTGGTTCCTCGCATCCGCAGGGCGGGACAGTCGCTGGCCCCGCACGGTCGCGGCGTGCTGAGGACCGGGCGGGTCGGCTCCTGGCTCATGCTGCGCACCCTGAGCTTGCGACTCGCCCTGATCGCAACGGTGTGGGTCGCCACCGGGCAGGGGGCGCTCACTCTCGCGGCCCACCAGCTGGTGTTCACCATCTTCACCTTCATGGCCTTCGCCCTTGACGCGCTGGCCATCGCCGCCCAGGCGCTGATCGGCAAGGAGCTCGGGGCGGCCAACGCGCAGCGGGCGCGGCTGCTGACCCGGACCATGTGCCGCTGGGGAGTCTATTTTGGGCTCGTCACGGGTGCGGCGCTGGCCGTGGCCGCCCCGTTTGCCGGAGCCCTGTTCACGACCGACGAGTCGGTGCGCCAGGCGACGATGGTGGGAATCTGGATCCTTGCGGTGGCGCAGCCGCTCTGCGGATTGGTCTTTGTGCTCGATGGAGTGCTCATCGGTGCCGGCGACGCCCGCTACCTGGCCGTTGTCGGGATGATCAATCTCGTCGCCTACCTGCCGATGCTCTATGCCGTCACGCGTTTCGAGCACGGCGGGGTTTCCGCCGTGGCCTGGATCTGGGTGGTCTTCGGGATCGGCTTCATGGCTGCCCGTGCGGCGACGCTGTCATGGCGTGTGCGCAACGACAAATGGATGCGCCTGGGCGTCTAG
- a CDS encoding transcriptional regulator, producing MAELDPVIHADARLRVMSALNTLGPHESVAFPKLREILGMTAGNLSTHLRKLEDAGYISQQKVIEGRSPATYLGITAAGVAAFDAYKKQLMELL from the coding sequence ATGGCCGAACTCGATCCGGTCATCCACGCCGACGCCCGCCTGCGTGTCATGTCGGCGCTGAACACCCTGGGCCCCCACGAATCCGTGGCCTTCCCGAAGCTACGCGAAATCCTGGGCATGACCGCCGGGAACCTCTCCACGCACCTGCGCAAGCTCGAGGACGCCGGATACATTTCCCAGCAAAAAGTCATCGAGGGACGCTCCCCCGCAACCTATCTGGGTATCACGGCAGCGGGTGTCGCCGCCTTCGACGCCTATAAGAAGCAACTCATGGAACTGCTCTAG
- a CDS encoding MFS transporter: MGIQGHGDSPWQGHVHGSKGYKRMILALFAAGVATFSQLYSVQGVLPELSRDLGISQSQAALAVSSATLGLACSVLVWSLLADRIGRLRTMTIAVVCAVVLGLAVPFSPGFEWLLALRFVEGLALGGIPAVALAYLAEEVSHLHAAVAAGTYISGTSLGGLAGRLVAGPLSEFWNWRVGTLVVSVMAAIAATVFIAVAPKPRGFTPVPWSSPHTIPLWKKLWMNLRHGSLLALYAQGFLLMGGFVAVYNYLGFRLEAPPFLIPASLASLVFVAYLSGTWSSRQSGTMVARFARLPVLLGSIGIMLGGLLVTLIDWLPSVVFGMLLFTAGFFAAHAVASGWIPLAAVGGRAQAASLYNLAYYGGSSLFGWAIGLAFDAGGWPALSLAVSSLLVLAAVLALLGLRRSEQPGAAGS, encoded by the coding sequence ATGGGTATCCAAGGGCACGGTGATTCGCCGTGGCAGGGGCATGTGCATGGCAGCAAGGGCTACAAGCGCATGATCCTCGCGCTTTTTGCCGCCGGCGTTGCCACGTTCTCGCAGTTGTACTCGGTCCAGGGCGTGCTTCCCGAACTCTCGCGCGATCTTGGCATCAGCCAGTCGCAGGCCGCACTTGCCGTTTCCTCGGCGACACTGGGGCTGGCCTGTTCGGTGCTGGTGTGGTCGCTGCTGGCGGACCGGATTGGCCGTTTGCGCACCATGACCATTGCCGTGGTTTGCGCGGTGGTCCTGGGGCTGGCGGTGCCGTTCTCGCCGGGATTCGAGTGGCTGCTGGCCCTGCGCTTCGTCGAGGGCCTGGCGCTGGGCGGGATTCCGGCGGTTGCCCTGGCGTACCTGGCCGAGGAGGTGTCGCACCTGCACGCGGCGGTTGCAGCGGGAACCTACATTTCCGGCACGAGCCTCGGGGGACTGGCCGGGCGTTTGGTCGCCGGTCCGCTGAGCGAATTCTGGAACTGGCGGGTGGGAACCCTCGTGGTGAGCGTCATGGCCGCGATAGCCGCGACGGTTTTCATTGCGGTGGCCCCGAAGCCCAGGGGCTTCACCCCCGTTCCCTGGTCCAGCCCGCACACGATTCCGTTGTGGAAAAAACTGTGGATGAACCTGCGCCACGGTTCGCTGTTGGCGCTTTATGCCCAGGGTTTCCTGCTCATGGGCGGATTCGTGGCGGTGTACAACTACCTAGGCTTCCGCCTGGAGGCGCCGCCGTTCCTGATTCCCGCATCGCTGGCCTCGCTGGTGTTCGTCGCATACCTTTCCGGAACCTGGTCCTCGCGCCAATCCGGGACGATGGTTGCGCGCTTCGCGCGGCTGCCGGTGTTGCTCGGGTCGATCGGCATCATGCTTGGCGGGCTGCTGGTCACCCTGATTGACTGGCTGCCCTCGGTAGTGTTCGGCATGCTCCTGTTCACCGCCGGATTCTTTGCCGCCCATGCGGTGGCCAGCGGATGGATTCCCCTGGCCGCCGTTGGCGGGCGGGCGCAGGCCGCGAGCCTCTACAACCTGGCCTACTACGGCGGTTCCTCGCTCTTCGGCTGGGCCATCGGCCTGGCTTTCGACGCCGGAGGCTGGCCCGCGTTGAGCCTTGCAGTTTCGTCGCTGTTGGTTCTGGCCGCGGTGTTGGCACTGCTGGGATTGCGGCGTAGCGAACAACCCGGGGCGGCGGGCTCCTAG